The segment TCACAAGAtgatttttaagatgatttttagaATATAATAATATTCTAAAGAAAGGTCTAAATTATCTTTGTTGTCAGTGATACAATACTTCGCTAAAACTGGCCATTCATATCTTGATCATCCCATTGTTAATATCATTATAGATTTTTGGTGCTAGTTCCTTATAtctcagaaaaggaaactggCCTATTGCATATTGTTCCGAAGTTTagagggtttgttgttgttgttcttaaattagtaggttttttttttaagattttatttatttgcaagagagtgaacaagagagagagctcgagcagagggagagggagaagcagactccctgttgagtagggagcccaacatggcgctcaatcccaggactctgttaatatgacctgagctgaaggcagacctgtaaccgactgagccaccaggtgccccttaaattagTAGGTTTTAAGAGACTTAATTTTAACTTTCGAGGATTACTCTGAATATAATGCATATAGTTGTTATAGAAACACATGTTGGGTACCAGcagtcttatttttatattctgagcTTTAATAGAAAATAGAGAAGCCACTCATTTGGGGCTTTGATTCTTTGCCTCCTTCAACCCagaataattttgacttttatcTGGTCTAGATAGtggagttttttttaagattttaggtgAAAGAACTTGCTGATAGGtcaatatgaatatatattgGTATGATTAGCTAAAGATGTTTGAAATATCACAAGATTTTCCCACCTAATTCTTGAGGAATCAAAAGCTGATTTCAGGTGTTAACCTCCATATATACCTTTGCTTTAAGAGTTAATACATGTCATTTAGGAGGTTACTTTTTATTGTTAACCTGTATGTTTGGATTGTGGTCTCTCTTTAAAACAGAATTCAAAGAAGCTTTTTCACTATTTGACAAGGATGGTGATGGAACTATAACAACGAAGGAATTGGGAACTGTAATGAGGTCTCTTGGGCAAAATCCCACAGAAGCAGAGTTACAGGACATGATTAATGAAGTAGATGCTGAtggtaagtttttttaaattggggctctggggagggggaaTTAAAGGGGGACATTTAAATTCTTTAGTACTATTTCAACTAAACTATTTCAGGTAATGGCACAATTGACTTCCCGGAATTTCTGACAATGAtggcaagaaaaatgaaagacacaGACAGTGAAGAAGAAATTAGAGAAGCATTCCGTGTGTTTGATAAGGTAGGTGTTCACGGATTGGATTTGTTAAATTTTGAGGATGAATCTTGGCAAAGGAGGCATCACTGACTTTAGAACtaagaaacagattttattttatttctttaagattttatttgagagagagcgcgagcgcaTGAGcattggggaggggcagtgagagaagcagactccccactgagcagggagccagacctgggtctccatcccaggaccctgggatcatgacctgagccgaaggcagacgcttaactgagccaccaaggcgccccagaAACAGTGATTTTAATGTATGATATCCTGCTTTGTTCTCCGTGACAATTTATTGGTCTGCTATAGATTGTTTTTGGTTGGTATGTATTTCTAAAGTATATTTTTCTCCCTAATGTGAAGTTTAGTGTAAACTTACTAAACTTTCATTCCAACTCTGAGTCTCTAATTTTACTTAGGTATcttactaaatttttttctagGATGGCAATGGCTATATTAGTGCAGCAGAGCTTCGCCATGTGATGACAAACCTGGGAGAGAAGTTAACAGATGAAGAGGTTGATGAAATGATCAGGGAAGCAGATATTGATGGTGATGGTCAAGTAAACTATGAAGGTAAATCTTTCACTACCTCattctgtgcgttgattttaaGTTACAGGTATTTGTTGTATATCTCATAGGTCAAAATTAGtgactcctcccccccccactcccctccccgcgCCAAATGAAGATGCTCAAAcagtttttatatttacaaaCCTTTTCCTATTCAGAGTATTTTCTACAGACTAGGCAAAAATCACAATCACCTGAGAACTTTTTAGAACTGTTTACTGTCGGGTCCTACCATATACGTAGAATCtcttcattttaacaaaattgcTGGACAatttcatatgcacattaaagtttgagaagcactgtacTTGAGACTGTGCTAAAACAATCTTTTTATAATGATTGTGGAACAATTTGAAAAGCTTTAAACTTATTTCAGGATCCTCAAAGTGAAAGGtgattttccttccttcattggATGTATTATCCCTCTAATTAGCTTTAGTCTGAAACTGTTTACTTATGCTTCAATTCAAAATTATCATGTTATACTAAAGAGCAAAAATGCTTAAATAGCTTGTCTAAAGCATTAATTTGGTTTATTGATTAATAATCCTAAATAATTTTGGTTTATGAAGTTCCAGCCTTGACAAAGCTTGACAGCTCTAGCCTAAACTAGCATTCCTTTGTACtgtaaatttttgaggaaagaaaggggaattGGAGACTGCTCAGAGATTGAGTAACGTGATTGGTTTTGCCAGTCTTTTGCCATTGATGCAACTTTTTGTGTActtcttctttttcagagtttGTACAAATGATGACAGCAAAGTGAAGACATTGTACAGAATGTGTTAAATTTCTTGTACAAAAttgtttatttgccttttctttgtttGTAACTTATCTGTAAAAGGTTCCCCCTGCTGTCAAAAAATATGCATGTATAGTAATTAGGACTTCATTCCTCCATGTTTTCTTCCCTTATCTTACTGTCATTGTCCTGAAaccttattttagaaaattgatCAAGTAACATGTTGCATGTGGCTTACTCTGGATATATCTAAGCCCTTCTGCACATCTAAACTTAGATGGAGTTGGTCAAATGAGGGAACATCTGggttatgcctttttttttaagtagttttcttTAGGAACTGTCAGCATGTTGTTGTTGAAGTGTGGAGTTGTAACTCTGCGTGGACTATGGACAGTCAACAATATGTACTTAAAAGTTGCACTATTGCAAAACGGGTGTATTATCCAGGTACTCGTACACTATTTTTTTGTACTGCTGGTCCTGTaccagaaacattttcttttattgttacttgctttttaaactttgtttagcCACTTAAAGAAAATCTGCTTATGGCACAATTTGCCTCAAATCCATTCCAAGttgtatatttgttttccaataaaaaaattacaatttaccCAACTGTTGCTCTGAATCTGAGTCCTTTAATTAACTTCAGGTCGAACAATTCTGagaatcaaatatgggggtggtTTTTACTtggtgtaatttatttttattttatttttttttttttttaaagattttatttatttatttgagagagagagagaatgagagacagagagcacgagagggaggagggtcagagggagaagcagactccccgccaagcagggagcccgatgcgggactcgatcccgggactccaggatcatgacctgagtcgaaggcagtcgcttaaccaactgagccacccaggcgcccctacttggTGTAATTTAGATAAGTTTTTGTTGGTATTGTTGTTTTACTACCTAGATtgtgtttagtttttaaattatgatactttcttcaaaaagtttaagTGGAAGATTAAAAAACCTTTTATAAGTGTACCTAGCATGGGAGCTGACATAATGTAGGTGTttattgtttccagtcttttttacatatttttcaacTTTGGCATATCCATTTGTCCATATTAACTTTAGCCAGGCaatgatttttagaaatattccTGTTACAAACAATCCAAAGGGGGGGGTGTCATTACGTTCTTACTTctgtttgctaatgttttattcatagtgctttttcctttttcataaagcAAGGGAGAATTTTCAGTTGTTCTGCGTGTCCAGGAcatgctttataaaaaaaaggtATCTTTAGGAGTGGATTGGCAGTAACTAAACcttgttttagtttttgcttgCTTCTAAACCATTGCTTTCTCTATAATTTTAAGCTACTCAAAAAGTGCttatctggtttttttgttttgtagctACCTTTTAAATACTTAATGAAAGATTCCATAGCAAACGAGAGCCAAGATTAAAACATTAAGTATAATTGTTACCTGATTATTGTAGCCACAAGGTTTATCTTCCCAGGGAGCAATCCATTTGGCAGGTTACTGCCCATCTTGGACTATTTTTAATACCATTGTTATTctaccagaaaataaaaaattggttATTGAAGAACAAGAGAAATAGGTTTTAAAGGGAAGTTACAGGCATTGATAATCCTAATGGGgtattatattattacatattaggCAGGCAGTCAAATAGGAAGAACTTCATTACATGTAACTGTTAGTCAAAAGGAAGGCCAGCAAGATATTTGGTGGGAGAAGATAAATGTGTCTGGCTACTGAGGCACAATAGTCTGCAGTGTATtaaacatgggctttggagtttTTTATTTCAACAGTGCTCAGATCACTGCTGTGGATAAACTTAAAGAGGTCAATATTATCTTAAGCTTCAGTTATGTTACCTGCAAAATGGGTATGATTTACCAACTTGGCTTTTACAATAGTGAAGgttaaagcacttagcatagtccTTGGCATTTGCAATAAGTGTTCAGTTGATGTTACTATGCTGTTAGGCCAATTATGACTGTAATATAAGGGAATTTAGTCAAAGTTATCTTTACCACTTCGGTAGTTCTTCCAATTCCTACATTTTCAAGTTTAAGTTAAGGTGAAAGGGAGCACACTATTTTGGGGTGCTTTTGTACCTCACATTAATTGCTGATTTTTATATTCACAAAAGTCAAAAAGTTggcattattttgattttataggA is part of the Neomonachus schauinslandi chromosome 10, ASM220157v2, whole genome shotgun sequence genome and harbors:
- the CALM2 gene encoding calmodulin-2 isoform X1, with translation MADQLTEEQIAEFKEAFSLFDKDGDGTITTKELGTVMRSLGQNPTEAELQDMINEVDADGNGTIDFPEFLTMMARKMKDTDSEEEIREAFRVFDKDGNGYISAAELRHVMTNLGEKLTDEEVDEMIREADIDGDGQVNYEEFVQMMTAK
- the CALM2 gene encoding calmodulin-2 isoform X2, which encodes MLLFFIKADQLTEEQIAEFKEAFSLFDKDGDGTITTKELGTVMRSLGQNPTEAELQDMINEVDADGNGTIDFPEFLTMMARKMKDTDSEEEIREAFRVFDKDGNGYISAAELRHVMTNLGEKLTDEEVDEMIREADIDGDGQVNYEEFVQMMTAK